Genomic segment of Rhodocaloribacter litoris:
TGCCCGGTGAACGGGCGGGCAACGCATCGGTTCGTCTCATGGGCTCGTCGGCGGTTTCGGGTCAATGCCGCCGGTAATCCAGTTTGCGCGGGGCCGGTTCGATCCGCCGCCACACCTCCTCCAGCCGGAAGCCCGTGGGGAAGACGCCGGTGTGATACCACAGCGAATCGCCCACCACCCGGGCCTGGAAGCGGATGTCGAGTCCCACGAGGGCACCGCTGCTGTGGTATTCGATGTGCTCGATGTAGACGCTGTCCCCCAAGAGGGTGTAGCGCCCGCCGCCGGCCTGTATGTCCTCACCGTCTTCCGTCTGGTATCCCCAGGCGAAATGCGTCGAGTTGAGGATCTTGGTCGACGGCGGCACCTGCCGGGTCACCAGCACGGTATCCGGATAGACCTGGCGCTGGGAAACGAGCCGCCAGCTTCCCTCCAGCATGTTGGCCGGCGCCTGGGCCTGCCCTTCGAAGGCCGGGAGGATCAGCAGCACCGCAAAGCATGTAGCCGTCGTTTTCATAGGGGACCTCCTTGCGTCGGATGAGCGGGTGTTCCGCTTCACCTTAAGCGGTTCTGCGGGCATAATCAAGCGCCCCGGGGCGGCGGAACGACAAAAGACGCCGGTGCCGCGCCTCCGGGTGGAGACGCGGCACCGGGCCGTACCGAACCACAACCGCCCGGATGCGCCGGGGCGACGCACCGGGCTAGCGAGGGCCTTGCTCAAGGGCCGCAACGGGGCTGGAGGTCCCGCGTTGTCTCGCCGGAGGCACGTGCGGTGGGTTCGTTTTCGAGATCGTCGCGGCGGGCGGGCATACCCGGGCCCCTCCGACCGGCGGAGCCGGGCGCGCGCGGAGCCACCGGACGATCAGCCACACGGCCGCGCCGAACTCGACCAGCAGGATCAGTCCCAGGATCGACAGGGCGATATGATGAAGCCAGGCGTCCATGTGCCGGTACCGGCCCGCCCCGGGGCGAGGCGGCCGGACCGCGGCCGGGAGGAGCACACCCGGACCCCGCTCAGTCCATCATCTTGCGCAGGAACGCCGGGATCTCGGTGTCGTCTTTGCGGATACGGTCGGAACGCTCCTTGACCCCCTCCATCTGGAGGCGATGCACCCTGCGGCCCTCGTCTTCGTCGGCCGGTACGGAGACCGGAGCCCGGCGAACGTAGGCGGGCACATCGAGCTGCTTCAGGTTCTCCTCGCCCTTGTAGGGAGCGACGGCCCCCTCGGGCTGCAGCGGGACCGTCCGGCGCATACCCTGCCCTTTCTGAGATTTGTCTTTGTCGAAGCCGGTGGCAATGACGGTGATGCGCAGGTCGTCGCCCATCGACTCGTCGATGACCGTACCGAAGATGACCTCCACGTCGTCGCCGGCCTCGCGCTGGATGATGCTCGTGGCCTGCGTGGCTTCCCGGATGCCGAGCGAGCGCCCCGCGGTGATGTTGACCAGCACGTTGCGGGCCCCGGCGATCTCGACGCCTTCGAGCAGCGGGCTGGAGATGGCCTCGATGGCCGCCTTCTCGGCGCGGTTCTCGCCCGAGGCGGTGGCCGAGCCCATGAGCGCGGTGCCGCCGTCCTTCATGGTCGTCTTCACGTCGGCGAAGTCGAGGTTGATCAGGCCGTGCACGGTGATCAGGTCGCTGATGCCGCGCGTGGCGTTGTAGAGCACCTCGTCCGCCTTCTTGAAGGCCTCAATGAGCGTGGCCTCCGGGACGAGGTCGAGCAGGCGCTCGTTCGAGATGGTGATGAGGGTATCGACGTTGTCGCGCAGCAGGGCGATGCCGGCTTCGGCGGCCTGCATCCGGCGCCGGCCTTCGGCCAGGAACGGCTTGGTGACGATGGCGACGGAGAGGATGCCGAGCCGGCGGGCGATGGCGGCCACGACGGGCGCCCCGCCGGTCCCGGTGCCCCCTCCCATGCCGGCCGTGATGAAGGCCATGTCGAAGCCGCGCAGGAGGGTTTCGATCTCCTCCCGGCTCTCCTCGACGGCTTCGGCGCCGACGCTCGGGCGGGCGCCCGCGCCGAGGCCCTTCGTCAGGCCGCGCCCGGCCTGGATCTTGTGCGGCGCCCGGTTGGCCTCCAGCGCCTGCGCATCGGTGTTGATGGCGATAAACTCGACGCCCTGAATGCCCTGCTCCATCATGTTGTTGATGGCGTTGCCGCCCCCTCCACCGACGCCGATGACGCAGATCTTCGCGTCTTCACGCTCGCTGGAAAGGTCGTCGAAGGCAAAGCTGTTGCTGAACGTTTCCATAGGTTCCTCCAGTTGTCGTTCGGTTCTGGCCGTGTGGCCCGCGGCTGATCGCTTGTGGTCTATGCGGCCGGAGCCGGCCGCGAGGCCCGGGTGAGCGGCCCGGGTATCGTTCAGAGTTCGTCGAACCAGGTCTTCATGCGCCCTGCGATTTTGGCGACGAGACCCTGGCCCGGGATCGATTCGGTCTCGATGAGGCTGCCCATCTCGCCCCGGAAGGGCGTCCCGCCGAGCAGTTCGGGGCGCAGGCCATAGAGCACCAGGCCGACGGCGGTGGCGAACTTCGGGTCGGACACTTCCTCGACCAGGCCGCCGGAGACGCCCATGGGCCGGCCCAGGCGTGTCTCCATGCCCAGGATTTCGGTGGCCAGCTCGGCCGTTCCGGGGATGAGCGACCCGCCGCCGGTGAGCACTGCGCCGGCGGCCAGATGCCGCATGTAGCCGCTCCGTTTGATCTCGATGGCCGCGATCTCGAGGATCTCCTCCATGCGCGGCTGGATGATCTGCGCCAGCGTGCTGCGGCCGATGCTCTTGTCCGGCCGGCCGCCGATGCCCGGGATGCCGATCCGCTCGTCCTCGTCGACCATGTCCACGATGGCGGTGCCGAAGTCGCACTTGAGGCGCTCGGCCTGGTCCCGCATCACCCCGAGGACCTTGCGGATGTCGTCGGTGACCTGGTTGCCGGCGATGGCGATGACGGCGGTGTGGCGGATGGTGTTGTCCTCGAAGACGGCGATATCGGTGGTGCCGCCGCCGATATCGATCAGGGCCACGCCGACCTCCTTCTCGTCGGGATGGAGCACGGCGAAAGAAGAGCCGAGCGGTTCGAGGACCAGGTCGGCCACCTGATAGCCTGCCTTCTCGACGCACCGGTAGATGTTCTTGGCGGCGGAGACGAGCCCGGTGATGATGTGCACGTTGGCTTCCAGACGCACCCCGCTCATGCCGACGGGGTCGGCCACGCCGTCCTGCCCGTCGACGATGAAGTCCTGCGGGATGACGTGCAGGATCTCGCGGTCGGCGGGCATGGCCAGGTGCGTGGTGTCCTCGAGCAGGCGCTGCACGTCGGCCTCGGTGATCTCGCCGTCACGGTTCGAGATGGTGATGACCCCCCGGCTCTGGAGGCTCTGCACGTGGTCCCCGGCGATGCCGACGATGACGCTCCGCACGCGCACGCCGGCCATGCGCTCGGCTTCGGAGACGGCCTCGCGCACGGCGGCCACCGTCCGGTCGATGTTGACCACCACACCCCGGTTGAGCCCGTCGGAGGGGGCCAGCCCCATCCCGAGCACGTTGATGCGGCCCAGCTCGTCCACCGACGCGACGACCGCGCAGA
This window contains:
- the ftsZ gene encoding cell division protein FtsZ, translating into METFSNSFAFDDLSSEREDAKICVIGVGGGGGNAINNMMEQGIQGVEFIAINTDAQALEANRAPHKIQAGRGLTKGLGAGARPSVGAEAVEESREEIETLLRGFDMAFITAGMGGGTGTGGAPVVAAIARRLGILSVAIVTKPFLAEGRRRMQAAEAGIALLRDNVDTLITISNERLLDLVPEATLIEAFKKADEVLYNATRGISDLITVHGLINLDFADVKTTMKDGGTALMGSATASGENRAEKAAIEAISSPLLEGVEIAGARNVLVNITAGRSLGIREATQATSIIQREAGDDVEVIFGTVIDESMGDDLRITVIATGFDKDKSQKGQGMRRTVPLQPEGAVAPYKGEENLKQLDVPAYVRRAPVSVPADEDEGRRVHRLQMEGVKERSDRIRKDDTEIPAFLRKMMD
- the ftsA gene encoding cell division protein FtsA, whose amino-acid sequence is MNERIVVGLDIGTTKVCAVVASVDELGRINVLGMGLAPSDGLNRGVVVNIDRTVAAVREAVSEAERMAGVRVRSVIVGIAGDHVQSLQSRGVITISNRDGEITEADVQRLLEDTTHLAMPADREILHVIPQDFIVDGQDGVADPVGMSGVRLEANVHIITGLVSAAKNIYRCVEKAGYQVADLVLEPLGSSFAVLHPDEKEVGVALIDIGGGTTDIAVFEDNTIRHTAVIAIAGNQVTDDIRKVLGVMRDQAERLKCDFGTAIVDMVDEDERIGIPGIGGRPDKSIGRSTLAQIIQPRMEEILEIAAIEIKRSGYMRHLAAGAVLTGGGSLIPGTAELATEILGMETRLGRPMGVSGGLVEEVSDPKFATAVGLVLYGLRPELLGGTPFRGEMGSLIETESIPGQGLVAKIAGRMKTWFDEL